GAACATTATATATTTATCTAAAATAGATTTCAGTCTTCCAATATTAACTTGATTATGGGACATAATGAGTGCTGCTTCTCATTGACCTGTATATCGATGCATCTTAAGTTTGACATGTCTTGTGTGATAAATAAGACAGGCAAATCACTGTGAGTGAACGTGTCCTGTTTGTCTACTGCATGTGTGAGCTTATTTAAATTATCTGGGTTGTGGATCTCTTGAATTTACAGGCGGTGAGGATGTCAACCCCAGCAAGGAAGAGACTGATGAGGGATTTTAAGAGGTTGCAACAAGATCCTCCTGCAGGGATTAGTGGTGCTCCTCAAGATAACAATATTATGCTGTGGAATGCTGTTATATTCGGGTATGTCAAAAGGGGAAATGATATCCAAttatcttcttttattttttttgcatCTTGGATCTAAACGATTTAGATAAACAAGTGTCAGTTAAGTTGCTTAAGCCTATTTGTTAACTTGCAGGCCTGATGATACACCGTGGGATGGAGGTAAAGTCAGCTCCCTATTTAATCTGACTTGAAGGAGATGTCTTACTAATTGCATCTTGATGTTATCATTGTCTTGCCTAGTTCAACCCTCAGCATATATTGTCTTGTTCATGGCAACCCAAAAGACTTGTTATTCTATAGTTGTTACTAGCGCatgttttgaaaggttttgcTAATGGTCGCTtgtgcttctttttttttgctTGTTCGTTGTTTTCCATTGTCGCAATTATGAAATTGCTCTTTTTCTAATTTAGATGCTATTATGCCAATGATCTATTTGGAGATTATTATTATCAAGTTGTATGAGTTAGATCTAGTATCTCAGAGTTAGTTTCTCTAGGGTTCTCTAACTTTTTGCTGTAATTTTGCTTATTTTTTAGTTGACATTCAAGGATTTTGCTAGATGCTAAACCATCATGTCACATTTATCTTGGATGGTAATTGGTTGCTCTTTGCTCCTACTTGCACCATTAGGTTTGGTATCTCATATAGTCACTCTTGAGGTTTTGATCCCTACAGTACTCTGTTTGTTCTCCTTTAATTTTGTGATACATAGATGTTCACTTGGACCAAGATCAGGAAAACTGTTTCACCGCCATTCTTTACTTATTTAAGCTTCATTTTTGCAACTTGCATTCAGCATCGACTACTATACTAATTGGGGTTACATTCATTTATTAGCTCAAATATATACCAAATTACCAATTTGAGTTGAATACAGTAGTGTCCATCCACCTCTTATTAAGAGGTAGAGATAATAATATTGACGCATATTAGAGGGATATCAGGCTTTATTTCCACTTCTGTGATGCAATCACTGAGATCTATTAGCAACTTTAATTTGAGAGCAGTCTCTGTATTATGCTTTAGTAACTTCTAAGATTTGAATAAAGTGGCATTGTGtcaaaaatttgaaattatatattgttTTGATATTATCACGAGTCTTttctaatttcatattttattgtATATGTGACTAATAAACTCATTATCTTCATGTGTTTGAGTTGTCCAGGTACGTTTAAATTGACACTTCAGTTTACTGAAGATTATCCAAATAAACCCCCGACAGTGCGTTTTGTTTCTAGAATGTTCCATCCAAATAGTAAGTTGGTTGTAAGAACTTCTCCCATCTTTCAATATTACGAATGATTAATTTCCAAGAATGATTCATCTAATTTAGATGAGAACTGCACACAAATCCCTGAAAGTGCTGATATGCTGTCTATGTGTGTACTTCCTATTTGGCTTGTTTCACATATCTGATCTTTTGTTGGTGTGTATCCCCATGAGCAGGTGGGGGTAGCATATATGTTGTGTTTACCGGTGGAGTGGTCTGGCATATGTGTTAGGTTTATCTGTTGTTGCATCCTAGTTTGTTATCTCGGTGAAGCTTTAAGTTTATAATGGTACTTCTGGTATACTTacttttttgaaaaagaaaaagggtttAGATCAACTGGTAAGAGGGGGTTAACTGCTTTAACTGTTAATCTGCAATTTAAGACAATATACAATAACTATGTATATAGGTGATTTATTTGGTGTACCAAATACACTTGATTGTTACCATTGTAATATGTTTTACTCCCTTGTGTATTAAACCCTTAACCATTATTCTTTTAAAGGTTAACCTTCAATTCTTTAACTCAAACCAAAATGTACCCTAAGGTTCTTGGTCATCTTAGTTCTGGCCTCTGGGTTTGTCAATTTTATTAGTTACTTGAATATCTAATTTGAATGGAGGATATGAGAGATTTTATATTGTGTTTATTGTTGCTTTCTGGTTCCAAGTTCTTACTTCAATTGGCCTTTTATTCAGTTTATGCTGATGGAAGCATTTGTTTGGACATCCTACAAAATCAGTGGAGTCCTATTTATGATGTGGCTGCCATACTCACATCAATCCAGGTAATGAATTATTATATCTCATAGTTTTGTAGTAATTTAATGGTGTTAACAGACCAAATAATATCCGAGgacaaatttgaaaaaaattttcttaaatacAAATGCATTATCTTCATATTGCAAATCGCAGCTAAAAGGGTCTTCACCTTTTTACCTGATATAGATTGGTCTAGTTTTTGTTTTCTTCTCAATCATCATTGTTGCACCAAATTGTTTATTCCGCCCTGCTGATTAGTGTGCGGCCCCTCTCACTTGGATGTGCTCCCTCTCCATTCCTGTGTTTTACAATTATTGATTGACATATAGGCACACAATTTTTCTTACTGTTTGAAGGTGTTTAATGAATGCGTTATTCTTGTTTTATTGTAGTCATTGCTGTGTGACCCGAATCCAAACTCTCCTGCAAATTCAGAAGCAGCACGGATGTTCAGTGAGAACAAGCGTGAATACAATAGGAGAGTACGGGAAATTGTTGAGCAGAGTTGGACTGCTGATTAGTTTGTCAGTAGCTTGGAAGAACTTGAAAATTTGTTCCCAACCATGTTTAAATAACATTGAACTTGACTGGTCGCCAAGGCCCATTATTATATGTTTGCTTGGCATAAGAGGATGGATGTTTGGCCTCTGTATTGGAATATTTGTAGTACGTTGCCTCTCTGTTTGCGGTTTACGTTttgaggagaggagaggagaagaGGATGGATTTTTCTTTTCGTTGTTTATCGGCCTGGGTTATATTCTTAGCGAAACTTACTCCCAAACAGAGGCTAACTAGCCCGGAAGGGACAATGCTTGTATGTCTTTTCAGCCGAAGTTGATGAAAACGATAGGCATCGCAGATAGGGccgataaaatttaaattggggAAAGAATTTGATTAGGAACGAGatagttttatttaatttagacaTTGCTTGTAGGTCTGGTTTTTTTGGATGTTCTAATTGATGGGTTTgactaatatatatttaattttgaattttgagaaTAATATTCATAATGGATTTGGTTCAGTTTTGTTTTTATGGCTCGAATATCCGTGTTATATGAAGTCGTTAGATATACTTTCATAacaatgtttatatttttttacacatcttttatattaaataaaagatatagaatatgttatttaattattatttttatttttaaaatgagaatagaattaaaaaaatacaatttaaaatctcttaaatttacagagggtataattatattttatttgcaattgtattttagataaattatgaattataaaattaaattagtttggCTTTTCTTGATAattataattagtttaaaataaattttaataaattttggaATGAGTTggaatattatataatattaaatgagTTTAATTTGAGAGAGTAGCTTTTATTGATATTGTATCCGCACATCTTTTGCCCGCTTATCCACCTTGTCACGAATTTTCCAtccatatatttattttaatgaaaatttaaacatttttataTCAAGAAAAGCtaatcaattttattaaatttagaatgcacagaaaatttattaaatttaatatctatagtTAAGACTCTGTATTCGATTCTTTCGCTGAATAGTAAATCCTAAGTAGctgtatataaaatttttatacaagGAACAGGGAGCTCCCAAATTTAATTGGTTAAGTAAtaagtattttcttttttttttttaccacaaAGCCTATACTCATATCATGACACCAAAAGACATAAACTTGATGGACTTAAGAGACATAAACTCAGAAAAAATTGCAGTgaaactattttattttatagagaAACCACTTATTTATGTCTTGATTCAACTAATCCAGATAAGAAATATACTGACACGCAGGATTGAAGAGGAAAGGCTCATTGCGTAAAGTCATTGATGAGGCTAAGCTATGAGCTGCTTCATTTCCTCCTTTAGGTACATGCAGAACATTAATCTGATTAATCATAGATGCAAAGGCTATCATCGAGGATGCCATGAATCTCACCTTGAAAAGCTTGAACAATCATCAGGGCATCTCCCTCGATGACTACCTTTTGCCAGCTAAAAAACAAAATCTCTCTACAAGCCATGGTTTCCAGAACAAGAGAATCTGAAATAGCAGTAGGAATATGAGATCAAGTGATGACCAAGACAATCCTGAGCAATGACTGCAACCTGAACCCACTCGCTATTCTTGTCCACCCCCGCCTCGAAGTTAACCTTTATAATATCTCTTTTGAGGTGGTTTCCAAGAGACAGCAGCATTTCGTTCATTGTTTAGTACATACTACCTATAAAACAACTACACatctcataaaaataaataattcataaaCCAAAATATGGCAACCAATCGTCTGGATGACATACTATCAGATGACCATTCAACTAAGTAAAAGGGGAATTTGGAACTCATCAAAATTTCTAGGAACTTGCCCCTATCAACAAATTTGATACAATAACAGAGTTCAGGGATATCGTTACACGCATCCTTGCAATGTGAGACTACCTGCTCCATTCATAGTCCCCTCCGTACCTTGGATTTGCATTGTTCACACGGTTGGGATCATCAGGTTTTATAGAATTTGTGAAGGCATGCCAACCTAGCAGGTATGGCAATATATACTACAGAAAGAACAACACAAATTGATTAGGAAAGAGTGATTCATATACCAAGTGGAGATGAAATATATCCGCAAGTAATTGCAATCTGGGGGATCTATATGATCATCCTCCCAATACAAGCCCCaaatgttcttttttttttttataaaaaaatatgatagaAAAGGAGCATGATTTCTCCaatccataaaagaaaacaatgtTTCTAAAATCATGCTAACAACGATACACCAGGAATGTACGCAAATACTGAGTCAACCAACACTGTTGCTAGATTATGAATATTTAAGTGTTGTTCACTTGTGAAAACTTGAGGTTTTTGAACAATTTTTCTCAGAACTGAAAATTTTCACGGTTTCATGTACCAATCTTCAATTTTCCAACTGTTGAATTGAAGAACtagtttttcagttttttaaaataatatgttcCCTAAATGAAAACAGTAACTTTTTTATAACCAAAATTATACTGCAACTTTTCCACAGCTAAAATGTAACAATTAttcagaaaaatatttatttacaacAGCATAAAAATTGGTCATATCATTACAAAATATATGAATAACACATTAAGAAATCCtaatagtcaaataagtttccaaatatattttataatgatttttttttcaattatgaaatatatgaatttttaaaaaattttaaattaaaaaagactATTTTCTATTATAAACAACCCAAAGCTTatctatattttcccattttttTCCATGAAAAAAGAACAAGTAACCACCCCTTACTTTCCTATCTTTGCATTTAATGATGCTAACAAGATGCTCGACTTTAACATAGGCATGTATTCTCTTAAACTTTGGGTTATTTTGTTATTTCATTCACTACAGCAGAGGTTGGCATAAATGGACAGTGAGGCAACTTAATTGAAGCTGATTGTCACAAGATGATAGCATTGCAGTTTAACATAGGCAAGAAGTTTAACAGATCTTTTTTGTTTTGCAATTGTAGGGTGTGTATGCATGCATAAAGAGAACGAGAGCGAGAGATGCAACATACATTAAAAGCTGAGATGAGGACGGTGAATTCTGCCCTTGTAATGGGTATGTAAATGCTTTCATCCAAATTCAGAAGTTTGTTTTGAACACCTTCATGAATGCCATCACAAAAACCACAAAGAGAACACAGTCAGACAAACAAGATAGTTATTGagctttcttttatttcttaataaaaCTAATAAAGAACATAGAATTAGGATAAGCAGCACTCAAACATGATTACCATTGGCAAAAATTTAAGCtagataaataaatcaaattaaacagATTCCTAACTTCACTCCAACAGCTTATGCattaaacaattaaaacacTTGAGAAGTTTGAATTTTATACTGGAGAAAATGCAACATCTTATCTGCATAAGGATGTCAATTCACTCTAATATTGGCTTCATATAGTTTAACATCCCTATATTTCAAGGTCAATTATAGGGAAAAGAACCTTACTGAGGTTAAAGAAGTGGCCAGAGCCATCAGGGAGTGGTTCTACCTTCAACACCTTCCTGATTTTGCCTTCTTCACTGCAAATTCCAGTGATTTTAACAAAAATCATATACTCATTGCAACATAATAGTAGTAGATGACAAACACATCATATAGGTCTCATATATAACACACAATGGTAGATGGGATGAGAACAACATCTATTTCTCTGTGGATAAGTACAAGTACAAATTGAATTTATACTGTGTTTTTAAAGGTCAACATTCATGCATGACAGATGTATTGGTAGGTCTGTTGTTGCTGCCAAACCTTTCAGGGTTCCCATGTCAGAAAAATGTACATGTTAAGCTGAGGGCTCAATATAATTATGCCAGAAATGAAAGACAATCATGTTTAGAAATAGCAGGGAGAACTCCTTATCAGTTCACAAGCAAACAGAATGGAAAAAGAGTTGGCAAGCAACTTCAAAAGGCTATGTCCAACTTCTGAGTTGAAAATTAGCACATGAAAATCGGAAAATACCTTTTTCCCTTATTAGGATCATGGAAAAATTCACATGAATCTCTAGCACCAAGGCTGATTAGAGTCCCAATTTCTGTCACAGATAACGAGAACACCTAGAGACATGAAATATAAAACACTAAGTTATACGTATACAAATTTAAGGAAAATTGTTTGCATGTCGAAAGTTAAGAAAAaaatcataacatatttctATTGTGGAATAAACTCGTCATTAAATAATTTCAAGTTTGAAATGGAGTTCTGGAACCAGCACCAGTGAAATTAGTTTAAACCTTAAACAAGATAGGAAGTTCAGAGTGGATAATGAATAATTATTTGGACCACAATGAGGGGTCATATGAAAGTTAAGCCAAAAAGAAATCTATAAAggatttatttcataaaatactGTTTCAAAATCAAAAGCTGATTTATAATTAGTAACGTAATCTATCAACAAAAACTTATTCCAATATGATCTCTAATTTACATTAGAAACATAATCTA
The Manihot esculenta cultivar AM560-2 chromosome 1, M.esculenta_v8, whole genome shotgun sequence genome window above contains:
- the LOC110608469 gene encoding ubiquitin-conjugating enzyme E2 2, which produces MSTPARKRLMRDFKRLQQDPPAGISGAPQDNNIMLWNAVIFGPDDTPWDGGTFKLTLQFTEDYPNKPPTVRFVSRMFHPNIYADGSICLDILQNQWSPIYDVAAILTSIQSLLCDPNPNSPANSEAARMFSENKREYNRRVREIVEQSWTAD